From Quercus lobata isolate SW786 chromosome 1, ValleyOak3.0 Primary Assembly, whole genome shotgun sequence, one genomic window encodes:
- the LOC115976234 gene encoding linoleate 13S-lipoxygenase 2-1, chloroplastic-like produces the protein MFITQLHQSHSSQNPFLLQLHKTFIEGNCNGKGNGNASRIISVHHSFHKKAKYVGVHSMASNIKAVASTTGEEASSVKAIVIVKLTIGGLLSNPRIDRGLDDIKDLLGETLVLELVSTELNPNTGLEKDTIKGYAHRTSQEEAEVKYESSFEVPIDFGPIGAVFVENEHHKEMYLQDIILNGFPNGPVRVNCNSWVHSKYDNPQKRVFFANKSYLPSQTPRGLRNLREEELGILQGNGQGERKSFERVYDYDTYNDLGDPDNSVDLKRPVLGGKEHPYPRRCRTGRPRCDTDPLFEKRGSNIYIPRDEAFSEAKQIAFSAKTVRSALHIVIPTLEAAIIDKDLGFPNFAAVDSLFNEGVKLPSLKNDNKGFLKTLLPRLVKAITNTADDVLRFEAPETMDRDKFFWFKDEEFARQTLAGVNPHSIKLVTEWPLKSKLDPKIYGPQDSAITTELVEREMRGLMTVKEAISQKKLFIIDYHDLFLPYVSKVRQIEGTTLYGSRTLLFLTPDGTLWPLAIELTRPPMDGKPQWKQVFTPCWDSTSVWLWRLAKAHVLAHESSYHQLVSHWLRTHCATEPYIIATNRQLSEMHPIYRLLHPHFRYTMDINALAREILINGGGIFEKSFTPGKYSMELSSLVYDQEWQFNLQALPADLISRGMAVEDPTAPHGLKLTIEDYPYANDGLLLWDSMKEWVSDYINHYYPNPSLIESDQELQAWWTEIRMVGHGDKKDEPWWPVLKTPKDLIEIITTIVWVTSGHHAAVNFGQYTYTGYFPNRPTIARTNMPTEDPSKEAWKTFLKKPEGVLLQCFPSQMQATRMMAVMDILSSHSPEEEYIGEKIELKWAENPVIKAAFERFSGRLMELEGTIDERNANKDLKNRNGAGVVPYELLKPFSPPGVTGKGVPYSISV, from the exons ATGTTCATAACACAACTTCACCAGTCACATTCCTCTCAAAATCCATTCCTATTGCAATTGCACAAGACATTCATTGAGGGCAATTGCAATGGGAAAGGGAATGGGAATGCTTCACGTATAATCTCAGTACACCACTCATTTCATAAAAAGGCCAAATATGTTGGAGTTCACTCCATGGCTAGTAACATAAAAGCTGTAGCAAGCACTACTGGAGAAGAGGCCAGTTCTGTGAAAGCCATTGTTATTGTGAAACTTACTATTGGTGGATTACTTTCAAACCCTAGGATAGACCGAGGGCTAGATGATATAAAAGATTTGCTTGGTGAAACACTCGTCTTGGAGCTTGTTAGTACAGAGCTCAATCCTA ATACTGGATTAGAGAAGGATACAATTAAAGGATATGCACACAGGACTAGCCAAGAGGAGGCAGAGGTGAAATATGAGTCCAGTTTTGAAGTTCCGATAGATTTCGGGCCGATTGGGGCTGTTTTTGTAGAGAATGAGCACCACAAGGAGATGTATCTTCAGGATATTATCCTTAATGGCTTCCCTAATGGTCCCGTTCGTGTGAACTGTAATTCATGGGTTCATTCAAAATATGACAATCCTCAAAAAAGAGTCTTCTTTGCAAACAAG TCATACTTGCCATCACAAACACCAAGAGGACTAAGGAATCTAAGAGAAGAAGAGCTTGGGATTTTACAAGGTAATGGCCAAGGAGAGCGCAAGAGTTTTGAGAGGGTGTATGATTATGATACGTATAATGATCTTGGAGATCCTGATAATAGTGTAGATCTTAAAAGACCAGTACTTGGTGGCAAAGAGCACCCTTATCCTAGACGTTGTAGGACTGGGCGCCCTCGGTGTGATACAG ATCCATTGTTTGAGAAAAGGGGGAGCAATATTTACATTCCTAGAGATGAAGCCTTCTCAGAAGCAAAGCAAATAGCATTTTCAGCAAAGACTGTGCGCTCAGCGTTGCATATAGTAATACCAACCCTAGAGGCTGCAATCATCGACAAAGACCTCGGATTCCCCAACTTCGCGGCTGTGGATTCACTTTTCAACGAAGGAGTTAAGTTGCCTAGTCTCAAAAACGATAACAAAGGGTTTCTCAAAACTCTTTTGCCCCGACTAGTCAAGGCTATAACTAATACAGCAGACGATGTGTTGCGCTTTGAGGCCCCAGAAACAATGGACA GAGACAAATTCTTTTGGTTTAAGGATGAGGAATTTGCTAGGCAAACTCTTGCTGGTGTCAACCCACATAGCATAAAGTTGGTCACG GAATGGCCATTGAAGAGTAAACTTGATCCTAAGATCTATGGACCGCAAGATTCAGCAATCACTACAGAATTAGTTGAACGAGAAATGAGAGGCTTAATGACTGTCAAGGAG GCCATAAGTCAGAAGAAGTTGTTCATTATAGATTACCATGATCTATTTTTACCATATGTGAGTAAAGTAAGACAAATTGAAGGCACAACTCTGTATGGGTCACGGACACTGCTCTTCCTAACCCCAGATGGCACATTATGGCCCCTAGCCATTGAGTTGACTCGGCCACCAATGGATGGGAAGCCACAATGGAAACAAGTTTTCACACCTTGTTGGGATTCTACAAGTGTATGGCTTTGGAGACTTGCCAAAGCTCATGTCCTTGCTCATGAGTCTAGTTATCACCAACTAGTTAGTCACTG GCTAAGAACTCATTGTGCTACAGAACCATATATCATAGCCACGAATAGGCAACTCAGTGAGATGCACCCAATCTATAGATTGTTGCACCCACATTTCCGATACACTATGGATATCAATGCTCTTGCTCGAGAAATACTCATCAATGGAGGAGGGATCTTTGAGAAGTCATTCACCCCTGGAAAATACTCCATGGAGCTTAGCTCCTTGGTCTATGACCAAGAGTGGCAGTTCAACCTACAGGCACTACCAGCTGACTTAATTAGCAG GGGAATGGCTGTTGAAGATCCAACAGCTCCACATGGCCTAAAGCTCACAATTGAGGACTACCCTTATGCCAATGATGGCCTCCTCCTTTGGGACTCCATGAAAGAGTGGGTGAGTGACTATATCAATCACTATTACCCTAACCCAAGTCTTATAGAATCAGATCAAGAGCTCCAAGCATGGTGGACAGAGATTAGAATGGTAGGCCACGGTGACAAAAAGGATGAACCATGGTGGCCAGTCCTCAAAACCCCAAAAGACCTCATAGAGATCATCACAACAATAGTATGGGTGACATCAGGACACCATGCAGCCGTGAACTTTGGACAATATACTTACACGGGCTATTTCCCTAACAGACCTACTATTGCTAGAACTAACATGCCCACTGAAGACCCTTCAAAAGAGGCTTGGAAAACCTTCTTGAAAAAACCCGAAGGTGTACTTTTACAATGCTTCCCTTCACAAATGCAAGCAACAAGAATGATGGCTGTTATGGACATACTATCAAGTCATTCACCAGAGGAGGAGTATATAGGGGAGAAAATAGAGCTAAAATGGGCTGAGAACCCAGTTATAAAGGCGGCTTTTGAACGGTTTAGTGGGAGGTTGATGGAGCTTGAGGGGACTATTGATGAGAGGAATGCAAACAAGGATTTGAAGAACAGAAATGGAGCTGGGGTTGTGCCATATGAGCTCTTGAAGCCATTCTCACCTCCTGGAGTGACTGGAAAGGGAGTTCCGTATAGCATTTCCGTTTGA